The following are encoded in a window of Roseimaritima ulvae genomic DNA:
- a CDS encoding histidinol-phosphatase, which translates to MSERILFESHSHTPLCNHAIGAPSEYAAVAEQRGLRGLLVTCHNPMPGGFSSRVRMREDEFEQYVELVDQTRQQWAGRVDVRLGLEADYFEGHEDYLERQLQSADFHFVLGSVHPQIPEFRAKYWQDDDLVAVQRTYFDLLAKSAESGLFDSLAHPDLIKNFTAKVWNPEAMQDVIGDALDRIAATGVAMELNTSGVNKTISEMNPFPGMLVEMQKRNIPITLGADAHQPDRVADGYETALELLAECGFTEVNFFLERQRQTVSIEDALASLVTFSCDAE; encoded by the coding sequence GTGTCCGAACGCATTCTCTTCGAATCGCATTCCCACACTCCGTTATGCAATCATGCCATCGGGGCTCCCAGCGAATATGCCGCCGTGGCCGAGCAGCGTGGCCTACGTGGTTTGCTGGTGACCTGCCACAATCCGATGCCCGGTGGTTTTTCGTCTCGCGTGCGGATGCGTGAAGATGAATTCGAGCAATACGTGGAACTGGTCGACCAGACGCGGCAGCAATGGGCCGGTCGCGTGGACGTGCGATTGGGCTTGGAGGCGGATTATTTCGAGGGGCACGAAGATTATCTGGAGCGGCAATTGCAGTCGGCGGATTTCCATTTTGTGCTGGGGTCGGTACATCCCCAAATTCCCGAGTTCCGCGCCAAGTATTGGCAGGACGACGATCTGGTCGCCGTGCAGCGAACCTACTTCGATCTGTTGGCGAAATCGGCCGAGAGCGGATTGTTTGATTCGCTTGCGCACCCGGACTTGATCAAGAACTTTACGGCCAAGGTGTGGAATCCCGAAGCCATGCAAGACGTGATCGGTGACGCGCTGGATCGCATCGCGGCGACCGGCGTGGCCATGGAACTGAATACTTCGGGCGTCAACAAAACGATTTCTGAAATGAATCCCTTTCCGGGGATGTTGGTGGAGATGCAAAAACGCAATATCCCGATCACCTTGGGGGCCGACGCGCATCAGCCCGACCGTGTTGCCGATGGCTATGAAACGGCGTTGGAGCTGTTGGCCGAATGTGGGTTCACGGAAGTAAATTTCTTTCTCGAGCGGCAGCGGCAAACGGTATCGATCGAAGACGCGCTGGCCAGCTTGGTCACTTTTTCTTGCGACGCTGAGTAA
- a CDS encoding Na+/H+ antiporter subunit E — protein sequence MKYSITLAVALVANWLLWSGHFENPFLLVLGGLSCAFCLFLATRMGIVDEEGAPVQLGLRPFLSYAPWLIKEIVVSNLTVTKIILSRNMPLRRTVTEITPRQKTSIGRVIMANSITLTPGTVSVNMHDEQITVHALSYCEADDELSDEMDERVRRLEGESS from the coding sequence GTGAAGTATTCCATCACCCTCGCCGTCGCCCTGGTCGCCAACTGGTTGCTGTGGTCAGGTCATTTCGAGAACCCCTTTCTGTTGGTGTTGGGGGGGCTGTCCTGCGCGTTTTGCCTGTTTTTGGCAACCCGGATGGGGATTGTCGACGAAGAGGGCGCGCCGGTTCAATTGGGGCTGCGACCGTTTCTGAGCTATGCCCCCTGGCTGATCAAAGAGATTGTGGTCTCCAATTTGACGGTCACCAAAATCATCCTGTCGCGAAACATGCCACTGCGGCGGACGGTCACCGAGATCACGCCGCGTCAAAAAACATCGATAGGCCGCGTGATCATGGCCAATTCGATTACGCTCACGCCCGGCACGGTATCGGTCAACATGCATGACGAACAGATCACGGTGCACGCTCTGTCGTACTGCGAAGCGGATGATGAGTTGTCCGACGAGATGGACGAGCGGGTCCGCCGTTTGGAAGGAGAGTCTTCGTGA
- a CDS encoding monovalent cation/H+ antiporter subunit D family protein, whose amino-acid sequence MHPENLIWINMALPLLALLWINLAGRHPNLREAGTIVVSSVLFAANCVLAGDVFSGGRPQWTLGEMLPGFEIAFEVEPLGMLFALVASGLWILTTLYAIGYMRGHHEKHQTRFYSCFAIAIFAALAAAFSGNLFTLFIAYEVMTISTYPLVTHHGNEEARNGGRVYLGILLSTSVGLFMFGIAWTWSLAGTLDFRPGGILSEPYQEGLISDAQLGVLLGLFAFGIGKAALMPFHRWLPAAMVAPTPVSALLHAVAVVKVGVFSVLKVVVFIFGIDLLDSTGASEWLCYAAGTTILLASLVAITKDNLKARLAYSTISQLAYITLGAALVTPDSVIGGGMHIAMHAVGKITLFFCAGAIYVATHKKDISQMRGLGRTMPFTFAAFLIASVSIIGLPPGGGSWSKWLLAVGTAENHLYWLTAALMVSSLLNIAYLVPIPIRAFMAPLDEGESQSEVQPGIREAPLLCVVPLCITALGSVALFFVAEWIYEILLPITTGS is encoded by the coding sequence ATGCATCCTGAAAATCTGATTTGGATCAACATGGCATTGCCCCTGCTGGCACTGCTGTGGATCAACTTGGCGGGCCGCCATCCCAACCTGCGTGAAGCCGGCACGATTGTGGTTTCCAGCGTGCTGTTTGCGGCCAATTGTGTGTTGGCCGGCGACGTGTTCTCGGGCGGGCGTCCGCAGTGGACCCTGGGCGAAATGCTGCCCGGCTTTGAGATCGCCTTTGAGGTCGAGCCGCTGGGGATGCTATTTGCGCTGGTGGCTTCGGGGCTATGGATCCTGACCACGCTGTACGCCATCGGCTACATGCGTGGCCATCATGAAAAACATCAGACCCGGTTTTACAGTTGTTTTGCGATCGCCATTTTCGCCGCGCTGGCTGCGGCCTTTTCGGGCAACCTGTTCACGCTGTTTATCGCCTACGAAGTCATGACGATTTCGACCTATCCGTTGGTCACGCATCATGGCAACGAGGAAGCTCGCAACGGCGGTCGCGTGTACTTGGGCATTTTATTGTCCACTTCGGTGGGCTTGTTCATGTTTGGCATCGCTTGGACCTGGTCGCTGGCGGGGACCTTGGATTTTCGCCCGGGCGGAATTTTGTCGGAGCCCTACCAGGAGGGGCTGATCAGCGACGCTCAACTGGGCGTGTTGTTGGGACTGTTTGCCTTTGGGATTGGCAAAGCGGCGTTGATGCCCTTCCATCGTTGGTTGCCGGCGGCGATGGTGGCCCCCACACCGGTTAGCGCCCTGTTGCACGCCGTGGCGGTCGTCAAAGTCGGCGTGTTTTCGGTGCTGAAGGTGGTGGTATTTATTTTTGGCATCGATTTGCTGGATTCCACGGGCGCCAGCGAGTGGCTGTGTTATGCCGCTGGCACCACGATTCTGTTGGCGTCCTTGGTGGCGATCACCAAAGACAATCTCAAGGCGCGGCTGGCGTATTCGACGATCAGCCAGTTGGCATACATCACCCTGGGCGCGGCGTTGGTCACGCCTGATAGTGTGATCGGCGGCGGGATGCATATCGCCATGCACGCGGTCGGCAAGATCACGCTGTTCTTTTGCGCCGGAGCGATTTATGTGGCCACGCACAAGAAAGACATCAGCCAGATGCGGGGGTTGGGCCGCACGATGCCGTTCACCTTTGCCGCCTTTCTGATCGCTTCGGTCAGTATCATCGGGTTGCCGCCCGGCGGAGGATCGTGGAGTAAGTGGTTGTTGGCGGTGGGTACGGCCGAAAACCATCTGTACTGGCTGACCGCCGCGTTGATGGTCAGTTCGCTGCTGAATATCGCCTACTTGGTACCGATTCCGATTCGCGCCTTCATGGCTCCGTTGGATGAAGGCGAGTCGCAGAGCGAGGTCCAACCAGGCATCCGCGAAGCGCCGCTGCTGTGTGTGGTGCCGCTGTGCATCACCGCCCTGGGCAGCGTGGCATTGTTTTTTGTCGCCGAGTGGATTTACGAAATCCTGTTACCGATCACGACGGGATCATGA
- a CDS encoding DUF4040 domain-containing protein produces MIITEYAIIDVAILTLLAATAVTVARIRDLWAAIMFTGIYSFLSASWMLNLDAPDVAFTEAAVGAGIATVLMLCTLALTGKNEKRFPRFSVLPFVVVTITGAVLVYGTLDMPHFGDPDAPVQQYPNPSFVDKSMDDMHGLPNVVTSVLASYRGYDTMGETAVIFTAGTAVILILRKEEETDAKVAADDSSDEGSTPA; encoded by the coding sequence ATGATCATCACTGAATATGCCATCATCGATGTGGCCATTTTGACGTTGTTGGCGGCCACGGCCGTCACGGTGGCAAGGATTCGCGATCTCTGGGCCGCGATCATGTTCACCGGGATCTACAGTTTCTTAAGCGCCAGTTGGATGCTGAATCTGGACGCCCCCGACGTAGCCTTTACCGAAGCTGCGGTGGGAGCGGGGATTGCCACCGTGCTGATGTTGTGCACGTTGGCGCTGACCGGCAAAAACGAAAAACGCTTTCCTCGGTTTTCGGTGCTGCCCTTTGTGGTGGTCACCATCACCGGGGCCGTGTTGGTGTACGGGACGCTGGACATGCCGCACTTTGGCGATCCCGACGCTCCGGTCCAGCAATACCCGAATCCCTCGTTTGTCGACAAGTCGATGGACGACATGCACGGTTTGCCAAACGTGGTCACGTCCGTGCTGGCCAGCTACCGCGGCTACGACACGATGGGCGAAACGGCGGTGATTTTCACGGCCGGCACCGCGGTAATTTTAATCCTGCGGAAAGAAGAAGAAACGGACGCCAAGGTGGCCGCCGACGACTCCTCGGATGAAGGGAGCACGCCGGCATGA
- a CDS encoding monovalent cation/H+ antiporter complex subunit F, producing MCTVTAMAILVTMTLALIRAMLGPTVFDRVLALNMFGTKTVLLICVVDFLLNRDDFLDLALLYSLMNFIGMVALLRFTEYGSFGGDRIR from the coding sequence ATGTGCACGGTAACCGCGATGGCGATCCTGGTGACGATGACGCTGGCTCTGATTCGAGCCATGTTGGGGCCGACGGTATTCGATCGCGTGCTGGCGTTGAACATGTTTGGCACCAAGACGGTGCTGTTGATCTGCGTGGTGGATTTTCTGCTTAACCGCGACGACTTTTTGGATTTGGCCCTGCTGTACAGTTTGATGAATTTCATCGGCATGGTGGCTTTGTTGCGGTTTACCGAATACGGCAGCTTCGGGGGCGATCGGATTCGATGA
- the mnhG gene encoding monovalent cation/H(+) antiporter subunit G: MSIALDILSWIFLLAGSFFSIVGGIGILRLPEFFSRMHGGGITDTLGAGLIITGLLFQAGFTLSAVKLLAILFFLTITSPSSCHALARSALAHGLKPVLDSPPKSDRKVQP, translated from the coding sequence ATGAGTATCGCGTTGGACATCCTCAGCTGGATCTTTCTGCTCGCCGGTTCGTTTTTTTCGATCGTTGGCGGGATTGGGATTTTGCGATTGCCCGAGTTCTTCTCTCGCATGCACGGTGGTGGTATCACCGACACGTTGGGGGCGGGGCTGATCATCACTGGCTTGCTATTTCAAGCCGGGTTTACGCTGTCGGCTGTCAAGTTGTTGGCGATTCTGTTCTTCTTGACGATCACCAGCCCCAGTTCCTGTCATGCCTTGGCGCGTTCGGCGCTGGCGCATGGTTTGAAGCCGGTATTGGATTCGCCACCAAAATCGGATCGTAAGGTGCAGCCATGA
- a CDS encoding cation:proton antiporter domain-containing protein yields the protein MAFDLHIASTLGLLLGVCLFAGVFADVLHLPKVTAYLLVGLLVGPSALDWIPESHPRLFEPVLKLAMAVVLFNLGCEFTFHKVRRIAARCLVLSLAEILFTCVCVTLGLLAFGYSGSIALLLGCLAVATAPATTILVLKEYRSEGPVTDSTGFLVAVNNFVCILMFEFAFLAIHLFQGKVDISLTHELGQLLQDIAGSVALGVAGGLVVSYGCGLMMMKRWLVLLVATTTFLLGVCESVDVPYMVTFLVMGVTVANTSDIKAKIVDELDHLSGLLAVLFFAVHGTELDVQAFFAAGTIGAIYIICRLAGKWFGVYFSARMTRQPLEIRHWLGTCLFAQAGAAIALSTIAVHRDPVLGKPIQDIILGSVVLFEIIGPLFIRQSLLRTGEVPLAQAIRHTSRTPLGQLRALADRFLAAIGRGEGPLPPTTRTRVRDLLRKNKGILQSSNLDAVIAHIEHSHDNTYPVVSERLAVVGVIRYPLLSDVMFDNTATQLVRAEDLATRCEAVLYPDDPISRAVEIFQGETDDCLPVVRDDDSQELLGIVRRSDVMHALITQRRKKK from the coding sequence ATGGCGTTTGATTTGCATATCGCGAGTACGCTCGGGCTACTGCTGGGCGTCTGTCTGTTTGCCGGCGTCTTTGCGGACGTCCTGCATCTACCCAAGGTGACGGCTTACCTACTGGTGGGCCTGTTGGTCGGCCCCAGCGCGTTGGACTGGATTCCCGAGAGTCACCCTCGACTGTTCGAGCCGGTATTAAAGCTGGCGATGGCGGTGGTACTGTTCAATCTGGGATGTGAATTCACGTTTCATAAAGTCCGCCGGATTGCGGCCCGCTGTTTGGTGCTCTCGCTGGCCGAGATCCTGTTCACATGCGTCTGCGTCACGCTGGGTCTGTTGGCGTTCGGCTATTCGGGCAGTATCGCCCTGCTATTGGGATGCCTGGCTGTGGCAACCGCTCCGGCGACCACGATCCTGGTGTTAAAGGAGTACCGCAGCGAAGGCCCGGTGACCGACAGTACCGGCTTTCTGGTCGCGGTCAATAATTTTGTTTGCATCCTGATGTTCGAATTCGCCTTCCTGGCGATCCATCTGTTTCAGGGCAAGGTGGACATTTCACTGACGCACGAATTGGGTCAATTGCTGCAGGACATTGCCGGCTCGGTGGCCCTAGGCGTCGCCGGGGGACTGGTAGTCAGTTACGGCTGCGGACTGATGATGATGAAGCGTTGGCTGGTGCTGTTAGTGGCCACCACCACGTTTTTGCTGGGCGTCTGCGAATCGGTGGACGTGCCCTACATGGTGACCTTCCTGGTGATGGGCGTGACGGTTGCCAACACCTCGGACATCAAAGCCAAAATCGTCGACGAACTGGATCACTTGTCCGGGTTGCTGGCCGTGCTGTTCTTCGCCGTCCACGGAACCGAACTGGATGTCCAGGCGTTTTTTGCCGCGGGCACGATCGGTGCGATTTACATCATCTGCCGGCTGGCGGGCAAATGGTTTGGCGTCTACTTCAGTGCCCGCATGACACGCCAGCCGCTGGAGATCCGGCACTGGCTAGGCACATGCTTGTTCGCTCAAGCCGGAGCGGCGATCGCACTGTCGACGATCGCCGTACACCGCGATCCGGTGCTGGGCAAACCGATTCAAGACATCATTCTGGGGTCGGTGGTGCTATTTGAAATCATCGGCCCACTGTTCATCCGGCAGTCCTTGCTGCGAACCGGCGAAGTCCCGTTGGCGCAAGCGATCCGGCACACCAGCCGCACCCCGCTAGGACAACTGCGGGCCCTCGCCGACCGTTTTCTTGCCGCCATCGGACGCGGCGAAGGCCCTCTGCCGCCGACTACTCGAACCCGCGTTCGCGATTTGTTGAGGAAAAACAAAGGCATCCTGCAGTCTTCCAACCTGGACGCCGTGATCGCTCATATCGAACACAGCCACGACAATACCTATCCGGTGGTCAGCGAACGCTTGGCCGTGGTGGGGGTGATCCGTTATCCGCTGCTGAGCGATGTGATGTTCGACAACACGGCTACTCAACTGGTTCGCGCCGAAGATCTGGCCACCCGCTGCGAAGCGGTCCTGTATCCCGACGACCCGATCTCGCGAGCCGTGGAGATCTTTCAGGGCGAAACGGACGACTGTTTACCGGTGGTCCGGGACGACGACAGCCAGGAACTGTTGGGCATCGTCCGCCGCAGCGACGTGATGCACGCCCTGATTACTCAGCGTCGCAAGAAAAAGTGA
- a CDS encoding monovalent cation/H+ antiporter subunit D family protein has protein sequence MIASQLPVLLVVLPLMTAPLCVLLGGRRLSYLLALTVSSCTFAISLALMASVLQSGPIHYDIGNWEPPYGIEYVVDYLSGFVALFVSGIGAVVLAYAPRTVAKEIPASKLTMFYASYLLCLTGLLGMCITGDLFNVFVFLEISSLSSYAMISLGRSRRAPLAALRYLILGTVGATFFLIGIGLVYQMTGTLNMADIASRLPTVGGPRTILVAFAFMTIGLCVKMAVFPVHSWLPNAYTYAPTAVTAFIAATSTKVSVYLFIRLVYGIFTPEFAFDLLPLDAELTMLALVGIFAASTTAIYQTDVKRLLAYSSIAQIGYMLLGISMGTQAGLTAGIVHMFNHALIKGGLFMVVGCFALRLGSVQIHDWRGAGKTMPWTSLAWALGGLGLIGVPVTVGFVSKWLLLTTAVETGRWPVAVLMLLSSLLAVVYIWRVVETLYFAEPSPQARRAKEAPLSMLIPTYGMIAATLLFGVWTTYSAGLAGRAAAALLGAAP, from the coding sequence GTGATCGCAAGCCAACTGCCCGTTCTGCTGGTCGTGCTGCCCTTGATGACAGCGCCTTTGTGCGTGTTGTTGGGCGGTCGACGTTTGTCGTATTTGCTGGCCCTGACCGTCTCCAGTTGCACGTTTGCCATTTCTCTGGCGCTGATGGCCAGCGTCTTGCAGTCCGGTCCGATTCATTACGACATCGGCAATTGGGAACCGCCCTACGGCATCGAATACGTGGTCGATTACCTGAGTGGTTTTGTGGCCTTGTTTGTGTCGGGGATCGGGGCCGTGGTGTTGGCCTATGCGCCGCGCACGGTGGCCAAGGAGATTCCGGCATCCAAGCTGACGATGTTCTACGCCAGTTACCTGTTGTGTTTGACGGGGTTGCTGGGGATGTGCATCACGGGCGACCTGTTCAACGTGTTTGTGTTTTTGGAAATTTCATCGCTGTCGTCTTATGCGATGATCAGTTTGGGGCGTTCACGTCGAGCCCCTTTGGCGGCGCTGCGGTACCTGATTCTGGGGACGGTGGGCGCCACGTTCTTTCTGATCGGTATCGGCTTGGTCTATCAGATGACCGGCACGCTGAATATGGCCGACATCGCGTCGCGTCTGCCCACGGTGGGCGGCCCCCGCACGATCTTGGTCGCGTTCGCTTTTATGACCATCGGGCTGTGCGTCAAAATGGCCGTGTTTCCGGTGCATTCCTGGTTGCCCAATGCATATACCTATGCTCCCACGGCGGTCACGGCTTTTATTGCAGCAACCTCGACCAAGGTCTCGGTGTACCTGTTCATCCGCCTGGTGTACGGCATCTTCACGCCCGAGTTTGCCTTTGATTTACTGCCCTTGGACGCGGAGCTGACGATGTTGGCGTTGGTGGGCATCTTTGCGGCTTCGACGACAGCGATTTATCAGACCGACGTCAAACGCTTGTTAGCGTATTCCAGTATCGCCCAGATCGGATACATGTTGTTGGGCATCAGCATGGGCACGCAAGCCGGGTTAACGGCGGGCATCGTGCACATGTTCAACCATGCGTTGATCAAAGGCGGGCTGTTTATGGTGGTGGGTTGTTTTGCCCTGCGACTGGGTTCGGTTCAGATCCACGATTGGCGGGGTGCCGGTAAGACGATGCCCTGGACTTCGCTGGCCTGGGCGTTGGGCGGCTTGGGGCTGATCGGCGTGCCGGTGACGGTCGGCTTTGTCAGCAAGTGGTTGTTGTTGACGACGGCGGTGGAAACCGGTCGTTGGCCGGTGGCCGTCTTGATGCTGCTCAGTTCGCTGTTGGCGGTGGTGTATATCTGGCGGGTGGTGGAGACGCTGTATTTCGCGGAACCTTCGCCGCAAGCACGCAGGGCCAAGGAAGCTCCGTTGTCGATGTTGATTCCGACCTACGGGATGATCGCGGCGACCTTGTTGTTCGGCGTGTGGACGACGTATTCGGCGGGGCTGGCCGGTCGCGCGGCCGCAGCGCTGTTGGGAGCGGCACCATGA
- a CDS encoding Na(+)/H(+) antiporter subunit B, with product MNTFPIIRVVTKLLIPYILLFALYVQFHGDYGPGGGFQAGVILASALILYGLVFGLDAAQKVAPPRLMQRLMALGVLVYAGTGMASLLLGGNFLDYEQLNHHVLPHFLPSGQHLGIFLVEFGVGITVTAVMTMIFYAFAGRQHIT from the coding sequence ATGAATACGTTTCCGATTATTCGGGTCGTCACCAAGCTGTTGATCCCGTACATCCTGCTGTTCGCCCTGTACGTGCAATTCCACGGGGACTACGGTCCTGGCGGCGGTTTTCAGGCGGGCGTGATTCTGGCCTCGGCGCTGATTTTGTACGGTTTGGTGTTTGGGCTCGATGCGGCCCAAAAGGTGGCGCCGCCACGGCTGATGCAGCGTCTGATGGCGTTGGGCGTGTTGGTGTATGCCGGCACCGGAATGGCCAGTTTGTTGCTGGGTGGCAATTTCCTGGACTATGAACAGTTGAATCATCACGTCCTGCCGCACTTCCTGCCCAGCGGTCAGCACTTGGGGATTTTTCTGGTGGAGTTTGGTGTGGGGATTACCGTCACGGCGGTGATGACGATGATCTTCTATGCCTTTGCGGGCCGCCAACACATCACATGA
- a CDS encoding superoxide dismutase family protein: MMSRISRFVASAALACFAASPVIAQDAAHSHAHGDHDHAHAADLPTLGVAVVLPTKGNKARGVLRLKQQGADVQVTGKIRNLTEGKHGFHIHQFGDLRDMATGKSAGGHFNPSGVDHGTPGHGHAGDLGNITADADGVATVDVTLPKAQLHFFLGRCFVVHADADDLQSQPSGNAGPRVGLGIIGVGNPDFKPARKQAAK, translated from the coding sequence ATGATGTCAAGAATCTCTCGCTTCGTCGCCTCGGCCGCCTTGGCCTGCTTTGCCGCCTCGCCCGTCATTGCCCAGGATGCTGCCCACTCCCACGCACACGGTGACCACGACCACGCTCATGCCGCGGACTTGCCCACGTTGGGGGTCGCGGTGGTGCTGCCCACCAAGGGCAACAAGGCCCGCGGGGTGCTGCGTCTGAAGCAGCAGGGTGCCGACGTGCAGGTGACCGGCAAGATTCGCAATCTGACCGAAGGCAAGCATGGGTTCCATATTCACCAGTTTGGTGACTTGCGAGACATGGCCACCGGCAAAAGCGCTGGCGGCCACTTCAATCCCTCGGGCGTCGATCACGGCACACCGGGCCACGGACACGCGGGCGATTTGGGCAACATCACCGCTGACGCTGATGGTGTGGCCACCGTTGACGTGACGCTGCCCAAGGCTCAACTGCACTTCTTCCTGGGACGCTGCTTTGTGGTCCATGCCGATGCCGACGACTTGCAGAGTCAGCCCAGCGGCAACGCCGGCCCACGCGTGGGATTGGGAATCATTGGGGTCGGTAACCCCGACTTCAAACCGGCCCGCAAGCAAGCCGCGAAGTAG
- a CDS encoding sodium:proton antiporter, which produces MSVAVFLGLYNYWIVIFLMMTGFYIVISRGNLIRSIIGLNVFQTSVFLLYITMGKVRGGTAPIVPPAIAAAHETGHGADASHAADVAHAADVAHAADVGHASEVAEAAVAQVAEPIYSNPVPSVLMLTAIVVGIATTAVALALIVRIREDYGTIEEDEILALDQKP; this is translated from the coding sequence ATGAGCGTCGCTGTTTTTCTCGGACTGTATAACTACTGGATCGTCATCTTCCTGATGATGACCGGGTTTTATATCGTTATCTCCCGCGGCAACCTGATCCGTTCGATCATCGGTTTGAACGTGTTTCAGACCTCCGTGTTTTTGCTGTACATCACGATGGGCAAGGTCCGCGGAGGGACGGCGCCGATCGTGCCCCCGGCGATCGCCGCAGCCCACGAGACTGGGCACGGTGCTGATGCCTCCCATGCTGCCGACGTTGCCCACGCCGCCGACGTTGCCCACGCCGCCGACGTGGGGCATGCCTCGGAGGTTGCGGAGGCCGCGGTGGCTCAGGTTGCCGAGCCGATTTATTCCAATCCGGTTCCCAGCGTGTTGATGCTGACGGCGATCGTGGTGGGGATCGCCACGACGGCCGTGGCGCTGGCGTTAATCGTGCGGATCCGTGAGGACTACGGGACTATCGAAGAGGACGAAATTTTGGCACTGGATCAAAAGCCGTGA
- a CDS encoding Na(+)/H(+) antiporter subunit D, which yields MIDSVLPPGLIMILGAWVLPFLSRKAQAIGVLVLSAISLGVFLLTPTDQHLNIGLFGLTLDVVRIDSLSRIFGIIFHLAAIISAIYALHVRDVRQHVAASVYAGAAIGACCAGDMITLFVYWELTAISSVFLIWASDNERAYRSGMRYLIIQVGSGVLLLSGVILRYVGTGSIDFVRFTPEGGAMNISAMLILLAFGIKCAFPLLHNWLQDSYPEATVTGTVFLSGFTTKLAVYALARGFPGTELLIWIGCAMTLFPIIFAVIENDLRRVLAYSLNNQLGFMVVGIGIGTELAINGTVAHAFCHIIYKALLFMSMGAVLYRVGTVKATELGGLHKSMPWTTGFCLIGAGAISGFPLLSGFISKSMIISAAGEEHLFVVWLILLVASAGVMEHSGIKIPFFAFFSHDSGKRPKEAPMHMRVAMGIAAILCIALGIGYPLLYSLLPYESDYHPYTITHVVTQLQLLLFATLAFVVLMKAHLYPAEQRSTNLDTDWVYRRAFPMLIHGGAVVIGWADGLVRRGFLALLNRFLAGVEDMFSERGMLGRPWSTGVMTFWATILLAFCLVLYYL from the coding sequence ATGATCGATAGTGTGCTACCGCCCGGATTGATCATGATCCTGGGAGCCTGGGTGCTGCCGTTTCTGAGCCGCAAAGCCCAGGCGATCGGCGTGCTGGTGCTGTCGGCGATCAGCCTGGGCGTGTTCTTGCTGACGCCCACCGATCAGCACCTCAACATCGGTTTATTTGGCCTGACCTTAGACGTTGTCCGCATCGATTCGCTCAGCCGGATCTTCGGCATTATCTTTCACCTGGCCGCAATCATCTCGGCCATTTACGCGTTGCACGTGCGCGACGTGCGACAGCATGTGGCGGCGTCGGTGTATGCAGGGGCCGCCATCGGGGCTTGTTGCGCGGGCGACATGATCACGCTGTTTGTGTACTGGGAATTGACGGCGATCAGCAGCGTGTTCCTGATCTGGGCCAGCGATAATGAGCGGGCATATCGATCGGGAATGCGGTACTTGATCATTCAAGTCGGCTCGGGCGTGTTGTTGCTGTCCGGCGTGATCCTCCGCTATGTGGGCACCGGCTCAATCGACTTTGTGCGGTTTACGCCCGAAGGCGGCGCGATGAATATCAGCGCGATGTTGATCCTGCTGGCGTTTGGTATCAAGTGCGCCTTTCCGCTGTTGCACAATTGGCTGCAGGATTCGTATCCCGAAGCCACGGTGACGGGGACCGTGTTTTTAAGTGGATTTACCACCAAACTGGCCGTATACGCCCTGGCGCGTGGATTCCCTGGAACCGAATTGCTGATCTGGATCGGCTGTGCGATGACGCTGTTCCCGATCATTTTCGCCGTGATCGAAAACGATTTGCGGCGCGTGTTGGCTTACAGTCTGAACAACCAACTGGGGTTCATGGTTGTGGGCATTGGGATCGGCACCGAATTGGCGATCAACGGCACCGTGGCGCATGCTTTTTGCCACATCATCTACAAAGCCTTGTTGTTTATGTCGATGGGCGCGGTGCTGTATCGCGTGGGCACGGTCAAAGCGACCGAACTGGGCGGGCTGCACAAATCGATGCCGTGGACGACCGGCTTTTGTCTGATCGGGGCCGGCGCGATTTCGGGCTTTCCGTTGTTAAGCGGCTTCATCAGTAAATCGATGATTATCTCCGCGGCCGGAGAAGAACATTTGTTTGTGGTCTGGTTGATTCTATTGGTCGCGTCGGCGGGCGTCATGGAACACTCGGGAATCAAAATCCCGTTTTTCGCTTTCTTCTCGCACGATTCCGGTAAGCGACCGAAAGAGGCTCCGATGCATATGCGGGTGGCCATGGGGATTGCCGCGATCTTGTGTATCGCTTTGGGCATCGGTTATCCGCTGCTGTATTCGTTGTTGCCGTACGAATCGGATTATCATCCGTATACGATCACCCACGTGGTCACCCAGTTGCAGTTGCTGTTGTTCGCCACCTTGGCGTTTGTGGTGCTGATGAAAGCTCACCTGTATCCGGCCGAGCAACGCTCGACGAATCTGGATACCGACTGGGTTTATCGGCGGGCGTTTCCGATGTTGATCCACGGCGGGGCGGTGGTTATCGGTTGGGCCGACGGCTTGGTGCGTCGCGGTTTCCTGGCCTTGTTGAATCGCTTTTTGGCGGGGGTCGAAGATATGTTCAGCGAGCGAGGTATGCTGGGACGTCCCTGGTCGACCGGGGTGATGACCTTTTGGGCCACGATCTTATTGGCGTTTTGCCTCGTACTTTATTACCTCTAG